The following proteins are encoded in a genomic region of Deinococcus misasensis DSM 22328:
- a CDS encoding PqqD family protein has translation MIHIAHFYSCTRGGVVESAVMYRPKDDILVTDLQEELVLLNPETQDIFTLNSSGRLLWLALPASLDQLSKLLQTTYELDAPTAHQDAREVMDALVRAQLVDHDF, from the coding sequence GTGATCCACATTGCCCATTTCTACAGTTGCACCAGAGGGGGTGTGGTAGAATCCGCCGTGATGTACAGGCCCAAAGATGACATTCTGGTCACCGATTTGCAAGAAGAATTGGTGCTGCTCAATCCAGAAACCCAGGACATTTTCACCCTGAACAGTTCAGGCAGACTGCTTTGGTTGGCTTTGCCTGCTTCACTGGATCAGCTTTCCAAACTGCTGCAAACCACCTATGAACTGGACGCCCCCACCGCCCATCAGGATGCCAGAGAAGTGATGGATGCTCTGGTGCGGGCGCAACTCGTTGACCATGATTTTTGA
- a CDS encoding lasso peptide biosynthesis B2 protein, producing the protein MDPLTRALIHHDFESVPVAQWQNSTLAAYVFRQTSAEYRKPLLPHFAQAMHRWKTQEAELRPLLQAWNDAGIVPLLIKGAAMAIRFYTQPHERFFGDIDLVIDRKDVPTARDIAARLGWLVLFDENRDQSFTMHEALGLVSPKKTVKLDVHHHVLKHPPKFAGHVWSLQEKLTEHLEVFDWNGIQVRLLGPADAALVPLILHRAWYRDRWQLKRFDYLDLEMLKQQGLTREDLLERAAALGCQTTAELFLQRCDPWEKRLTLTPPTAAELQQWNTAIAAERGYTAQQGEAARKARIQQQFPQMLGHVLTGMGWVLKAALVLQRQQSLQALCNRVPLKNQPPALQELWKARIGVLGASKLLARFPRGGSGMCVLRALSMLWWLRHAGIDAELVSGVRNVNGTLKGHAWIEYQGTVIAVIAEDNISPMVYKVNFRSASAGNPRQTRGAGSVPEHP; encoded by the coding sequence TTGGACCCTTTGACCCGTGCCCTCATCCACCATGATTTTGAAAGTGTGCCTGTGGCCCAGTGGCAGAACAGCACGCTGGCCGCTTATGTTTTTCGTCAAACGTCTGCGGAATACCGCAAGCCCTTGCTGCCCCATTTTGCTCAGGCGATGCACCGCTGGAAAACCCAGGAAGCTGAGCTTCGTCCTCTGCTGCAAGCATGGAACGACGCTGGCATTGTCCCCTTGTTGATCAAAGGGGCGGCCATGGCCATCCGGTTTTACACCCAACCCCACGAGCGGTTTTTTGGAGACATCGATCTGGTCATCGACCGCAAAGACGTTCCCACAGCCAGAGACATCGCAGCCCGTCTGGGCTGGTTGGTGTTGTTCGATGAGAACCGCGACCAGAGTTTCACCATGCATGAGGCTCTGGGACTGGTGTCTCCCAAAAAGACCGTCAAACTGGACGTGCACCACCATGTCCTGAAGCATCCTCCTAAGTTTGCTGGACATGTTTGGTCTTTGCAGGAAAAGCTGACCGAGCACCTTGAGGTGTTTGACTGGAATGGCATCCAGGTGCGCCTGTTGGGTCCAGCAGATGCGGCTCTGGTACCGCTCATCCTGCACCGGGCCTGGTACCGGGACCGCTGGCAACTCAAACGCTTTGATTACCTTGACCTTGAAATGCTGAAACAGCAGGGATTGACCCGGGAAGATTTGCTGGAAAGGGCTGCTGCTCTGGGTTGCCAGACCACCGCAGAACTGTTCTTGCAGCGATGTGATCCGTGGGAAAAACGCCTGACCCTCACCCCTCCCACCGCTGCAGAGTTGCAGCAGTGGAACACAGCCATTGCTGCTGAACGTGGCTACACAGCGCAGCAGGGAGAAGCCGCCCGCAAAGCCCGAATCCAGCAGCAGTTCCCCCAGATGCTGGGCCATGTCCTGACAGGCATGGGCTGGGTTTTGAAGGCCGCTCTGGTGCTCCAGAGGCAGCAAAGCCTGCAAGCCCTGTGCAACCGGGTGCCCCTGAAAAACCAGCCTCCTGCACTGCAGGAGCTCTGGAAAGCCCGGATTGGGGTGCTGGGGGCTTCCAAACTGCTCGCCCGTTTTCCCAGAGGGGGCAGTGGCATGTGTGTTCTGCGTGCCCTTTCCATGCTCTGGTGGCTGAGGCATGCAGGCATCGATGCCGAACTGGTCAGTGGGGTGCGCAATGTCAATGGAACCCTCAAAGGGCATGCTTGGATCGAGTATCAGGGCACCGTGATTGCGGTGATTGCCGAAGACAACATCTCCCCGATGGTCTACAAGGTCAATTTCCGTTCAGCAAGCGCTGGAAATCCACGTCAAACCCGAGGTGCAGGGTCTGTCCCGGAACACCCATGA
- a CDS encoding LacI family DNA-binding transcriptional regulator, with protein sequence MNESEKNLFKKPTSADVARHLGISQSTVSLVLNGKAEGRVSADLQQAIWEAARALNYKPNRAAKALREGRARTLALVIPQLSNPFFVPVYEGAQKVARAHGYDTLLVNYDHSMSTQEALIEHLSNHDVDGYVLWDITTRASMLLSQNNVIFVERRLDGFHSIMVDIYSGVKAALQHLVGLGHTRIAHLTAQVDTETFRARRQAYRDLHTEQGWTFHPEWEMPVAFTPEGGQQGACTLLSNPENRPTAILCDGDFLAVGVYKAAKQLGLKIPQDLSVIGIDNLMLSQYVEPELTTLHLPAQELGETAATQLIQLLEGKPLDRRVVWFPTHLVERESTAPPKA encoded by the coding sequence ATGAATGAATCCGAAAAAAACCTGTTCAAAAAACCCACCAGTGCGGATGTGGCCCGCCATCTGGGCATTTCACAATCCACGGTGTCTCTGGTTCTGAATGGCAAAGCCGAAGGGCGGGTTTCCGCAGACCTCCAGCAAGCCATCTGGGAGGCCGCCAGAGCCCTCAATTACAAACCGAATCGGGCCGCCAAAGCGCTCAGGGAAGGACGGGCCAGAACGCTGGCTCTGGTGATTCCACAGCTCAGCAATCCCTTTTTCGTGCCAGTTTACGAGGGCGCGCAAAAGGTCGCCAGAGCACATGGTTACGACACCCTTCTGGTGAATTACGACCACAGCATGAGCACGCAGGAAGCCCTCATCGAGCACCTCTCCAACCACGATGTGGACGGTTATGTGCTGTGGGACATCACCACCCGGGCCAGCATGCTGCTTTCCCAGAACAATGTGATTTTTGTGGAGCGCCGTCTGGACGGATTTCACTCGATCATGGTGGACATCTACTCGGGCGTGAAAGCCGCCTTGCAGCATCTGGTGGGGCTCGGACACACCCGGATTGCCCACCTCACCGCGCAGGTGGACACCGAAACCTTCCGGGCACGCAGGCAGGCTTACCGTGACCTGCACACCGAGCAGGGTTGGACCTTCCATCCAGAGTGGGAAATGCCTGTGGCCTTCACCCCTGAGGGGGGGCAGCAAGGGGCATGCACCCTGCTTTCAAATCCAGAGAACCGCCCCACTGCCATTTTGTGCGATGGGGACTTTCTGGCCGTCGGGGTGTACAAAGCCGCCAAGCAACTCGGGCTGAAGATCCCTCAGGACCTTTCGGTGATTGGCATCGACAACCTGATGCTGTCCCAGTACGTGGAACCCGAGTTGACCACCCTGCACCTTCCTGCACAGGAACTCGGAGAAACGGCAGCCACCCAGCTCATTCAACTCTTGGAAGGCAAACCGCTGGACAGAAGGGTGGTGTGGTTTCCCACACATCTCGTGGAACGGGAATCCACTGCACCTCCCAAAGCATAA
- a CDS encoding ABC transporter ATP-binding protein — protein sequence MTQPLAIELKGITKRFPLVLANDNINLKVKWGSIHALVGENGAGKSTLMKILYGMQPPTSGEIWVNGQNAPMLDPRDAIANGIGMVHQHFMLVGPLTVTENVILGMEPTQGTSIHYASARKRVKELIDQFNFGLNPDAKIDDLPVGLQQKVEILKTLYRGAKILILDEPTAVLTPAETEDLFKFLREQFAQQGNSVIFISHKLHEVLELCDEISVLRDGKMIGSIPREGATTETIARMMVGREVNLKVDKKEAQPKETVLEIKNATVINSNKKHVVDNVSFHVASGEVVGIAGIDGNGQSELVEAITGLRHLNSGDILYSGEAHKKADARKVAELGLSHIPEDRNERGLVLDMSTAENMILGQHRKPFFSGKFGFLNLDRIRKHTDTQTDLYDVRPRSADLPAGRYSGGNAQKIIVAREMFRNPKILIASQPTRGVDIGAIEFIHKQIVRARDQGLGVLLVSADLTEVMNLSDRILVMFEGQIMGEVKASEATEERLGLLMAGVKENPKPSQDKEPALA from the coding sequence ATGACCCAACCGCTTGCAATTGAACTGAAAGGCATCACCAAACGCTTCCCTCTGGTGCTCGCCAACGACAACATCAACCTGAAAGTGAAATGGGGTTCCATTCACGCTCTGGTCGGTGAAAACGGCGCAGGCAAAAGCACCCTCATGAAAATCCTGTATGGGATGCAGCCCCCCACCAGTGGGGAAATCTGGGTGAACGGACAGAATGCACCCATGCTGGACCCCAGAGACGCCATCGCCAACGGCATCGGGATGGTGCACCAGCACTTCATGCTGGTCGGTCCCCTGACCGTGACCGAAAACGTGATCCTTGGGATGGAACCCACCCAAGGCACCAGCATCCATTACGCCTCTGCCCGCAAACGGGTGAAAGAGCTGATCGACCAGTTCAACTTTGGCCTGAATCCCGATGCCAAAATTGACGATCTGCCTGTGGGCCTCCAGCAAAAAGTGGAGATCTTGAAAACCCTGTACCGTGGGGCCAAAATCCTGATTCTGGATGAACCCACCGCTGTGCTCACCCCCGCAGAGACCGAAGACCTGTTCAAGTTCTTGCGCGAACAATTCGCCCAGCAAGGCAACAGCGTGATTTTCATTTCCCACAAGCTGCATGAAGTGCTGGAACTGTGTGACGAGATTTCGGTGCTGAGGGACGGCAAAATGATCGGCTCGATTCCCAGAGAAGGGGCCACCACCGAAACCATCGCCCGCATGATGGTGGGCCGGGAAGTCAATCTGAAGGTGGACAAGAAAGAAGCCCAGCCCAAAGAAACGGTGCTGGAAATCAAAAATGCCACCGTCATCAACAGCAACAAAAAGCATGTGGTGGACAACGTGTCCTTCCATGTGGCCAGTGGTGAAGTGGTGGGCATCGCCGGGATCGATGGAAACGGCCAGAGTGAACTGGTGGAGGCCATCACCGGACTGCGCCACCTGAACTCTGGAGACATCCTGTACTCTGGAGAAGCCCACAAGAAAGCCGATGCCCGCAAAGTCGCCGAGTTGGGCCTCTCCCACATTCCAGAGGACCGCAACGAACGCGGACTGGTGCTGGACATGTCCACTGCCGAAAACATGATTCTGGGACAGCACCGAAAACCCTTTTTCTCTGGCAAATTTGGTTTTCTGAATCTGGACCGCATCCGCAAGCACACCGACACCCAGACCGACCTGTATGATGTGCGCCCGAGGTCCGCCGACCTGCCTGCTGGACGCTACTCGGGCGGAAATGCCCAGAAAATCATCGTGGCCCGCGAGATGTTCAGGAACCCCAAAATCCTGATTGCATCCCAGCCCACCCGAGGGGTGGACATCGGGGCCATCGAGTTCATCCACAAGCAAATTGTGCGGGCCAGAGACCAGGGCCTCGGGGTGCTTCTGGTGAGTGCCGACCTGACCGAAGTGATGAACCTCTCGGACCGCATTCTGGTGATGTTTGAGGGGCAAATCATGGGCGAAGTCAAAGCCAGTGAAGCCACCGAAGAACGTCTGGGCCTGTTGATGGCCGGTGTGAAAGAGAACCCCAAACCATCCCAAGACAAGGAACCGGCGCTCGCCTGA
- a CDS encoding RluA family pseudouridine synthase has protein sequence MALNNGYTYTEQLGKKANGCTLLDYLSRFYDHSSREDWQVRLQQGEVELDGKTASGCEPLKPGQLLVWHRPPWDEPDVPLFCTEVFADQHLLAVVKPSGLPTMPGGGFLEHTLLAVVRQSHPEASPLHRLGRYTSGLVLFAKTREAASTLARNWRDHEVHKRYLALASGLALQDTYQIDAPIGPVNHPRLGQVYAAHPEGKPSFSEARVLQRQETSTLFEVDIQTGRPHQIRIHLASIGHPLVGDPLYGSGGTPLSENPGLPGDGGYLLHAVRLQFRHPVSGTEMVLHAPAPEGLEPQ, from the coding sequence ATGGCACTGAACAACGGTTACACCTACACCGAACAGCTGGGGAAAAAAGCCAATGGATGCACCTTGCTGGATTACCTGAGCCGCTTTTACGACCATTCTTCGAGGGAAGACTGGCAGGTTCGTTTGCAGCAGGGCGAGGTGGAACTGGATGGAAAAACCGCCTCTGGCTGTGAACCCCTCAAACCCGGTCAGCTTCTGGTGTGGCACCGTCCTCCCTGGGATGAACCTGATGTCCCCCTCTTCTGCACAGAGGTTTTTGCAGATCAGCATTTGCTGGCTGTGGTGAAACCCTCTGGCTTGCCCACCATGCCGGGAGGGGGATTTCTGGAACACACCCTGCTGGCCGTGGTGCGCCAGAGCCACCCGGAGGCCAGCCCTTTGCACCGTCTGGGACGCTACACCTCTGGGTTGGTGCTCTTTGCAAAAACCCGGGAGGCCGCATCCACTCTGGCCCGCAACTGGCGCGACCATGAAGTGCACAAAAGGTATCTGGCTCTGGCCTCAGGGTTGGCTTTGCAAGACACCTACCAGATCGATGCCCCCATTGGCCCAGTGAACCACCCGAGGCTCGGGCAGGTGTACGCGGCCCATCCTGAAGGGAAACCTTCTTTCAGCGAAGCCAGAGTGCTGCAACGGCAGGAGACCTCCACCCTCTTTGAAGTGGACATCCAGACCGGAAGGCCCCACCAGATTCGCATTCATCTGGCGTCCATCGGGCACCCTCTGGTGGGAGATCCGCTGTATGGCTCGGGGGGCACTCCCCTTTCGGAAAACCCCGGTCTGCCCGGAGATGGGGGTTACCTGCTGCATGCAGTACGCTTGCAATTCAGGCATCCAGTCTCTGGCACCGAAATGGTGTTGCATGCCCCTGCTCCAGAGGGGTTAGAGCCCCAATAA
- the pfkA gene encoding 6-phosphofructokinase, whose protein sequence is MKRIAVLTSGGDAPGMNAAIRAVTRTGLDFGMEVFGVNHGYAGLISGDYRPLSARDVGDVMQRGGTFLGSARCPEFRTLEGQQKALNALAAQGIEGLVVIGGNGSQTGAHALSSLGFPVVGIASTIDNDLYGSELTIGVDTALNIALEAIDRLKVTASSHHRAFLVEVMGRDCGYLALMAGIAGGAEVIVIPEVEVSPEEIAQQLHAAYERGKAHAIGVVAEGATYNAERLVHYFKENRERLGFDLRSTTLGHVQRGGTPGAYDRLLATRLGVAAVQHLQKGIHGVLVGLQAGKIVPTPLDEVVTGKKELDLSLMELANILAK, encoded by the coding sequence ATGAAACGCATTGCAGTACTGACCAGTGGAGGGGACGCACCCGGCATGAATGCCGCCATTCGCGCCGTGACCCGCACCGGACTGGATTTTGGCATGGAGGTTTTTGGGGTCAATCATGGTTACGCTGGACTGATTTCAGGCGATTACCGCCCCCTCTCTGCCAGAGATGTGGGAGATGTCATGCAACGGGGTGGAACGTTCCTCGGCAGCGCAAGGTGCCCGGAATTCCGCACCCTTGAAGGCCAGCAAAAAGCCCTGAACGCTCTGGCTGCACAGGGCATTGAAGGTCTGGTGGTGATCGGAGGCAACGGCTCACAAACCGGAGCACACGCCCTTTCCAGCCTCGGGTTTCCAGTGGTTGGAATCGCATCCACCATCGACAACGACCTGTACGGATCGGAACTCACCATTGGGGTGGACACCGCCCTGAACATCGCTCTGGAAGCCATTGACCGCCTGAAAGTCACCGCTTCCAGCCACCACCGGGCCTTTCTGGTTGAAGTGATGGGCCGCGACTGCGGTTATCTGGCCCTGATGGCCGGAATTGCCGGAGGGGCAGAAGTCATCGTGATTCCAGAGGTGGAAGTCTCTCCCGAGGAAATCGCCCAGCAACTTCACGCTGCATACGAACGGGGCAAAGCCCACGCCATTGGCGTGGTCGCAGAAGGGGCCACCTACAACGCAGAACGTCTGGTGCATTACTTCAAAGAAAACCGCGAGCGTCTGGGCTTCGACCTGAGAAGCACCACCCTCGGGCACGTGCAAAGGGGCGGAACCCCCGGTGCCTATGATCGCCTCCTCGCCACCCGTCTGGGTGTGGCCGCTGTGCAACACCTGCAAAAAGGCATTCATGGGGTGCTGGTCGGCCTGCAAGCTGGAAAAATTGTACCCACCCCTCTGGATGAAGTGGTCACCGGCAAGAAAGAGCTGGATTTGAGTCTGATGGAGTTGGCCAACATTCTGGCGAAATGA
- a CDS encoding DUF1349 domain-containing protein: MKAWLNPPQDWQETADTLKVTTLPDTDFWQVTHYGFQRDSGHALLETVSGDFDYTLTFRGNYTDLYDQAGLMLRIDESLWLKAGIEYLEGVHQLSVVVTREYSDWSVSPLSGPLEFTTLKLSRRKEAITIEGSVNGQPLALMRLLYFPETTAVQVGPMCCSPTGKGFEVEFSGMKLEKVSEIPAE, from the coding sequence ATGAAAGCATGGCTGAACCCCCCTCAAGACTGGCAGGAAACCGCAGACACCCTGAAGGTCACCACCCTTCCAGACACCGACTTCTGGCAGGTCACCCATTACGGCTTCCAGAGGGATTCCGGTCATGCCCTCTTGGAAACCGTCTCTGGCGACTTCGATTACACCCTGACGTTCCGGGGCAACTACACCGACCTGTACGATCAGGCCGGACTGATGCTGCGCATCGATGAAAGCCTCTGGCTCAAAGCCGGGATTGAATATCTGGAGGGGGTGCATCAACTGAGCGTGGTGGTCACCAGAGAGTACTCCGACTGGTCGGTCAGTCCGCTCTCCGGGCCTCTGGAATTCACCACCCTGAAGCTGTCCAGACGCAAAGAAGCCATCACCATTGAAGGTTCGGTCAATGGGCAACCTCTGGCCCTCATGCGCCTTCTGTATTTCCCAGAGACCACTGCTGTTCAGGTCGGACCGATGTGCTGCAGTCCCACAGGCAAAGGCTTTGAGGTGGAATTTTCAGGCATGAAATTGGAGAAGGTTTCAGAAATCCCTGCAGAGTAA